One window from the genome of Candidatus Effluviviaceae Genus V sp. encodes:
- a CDS encoding zinc-binding dehydrogenase codes for MRQLTQKLKEGKPRILDVPTPVVAPGTVLVRSHFSVISAGTESSTVSAARKSYIGKAKERPAQARQVLETLKTKGVVQTYRAVMKKLDAHSPLGYSCAGEVVEVAPDVTAFAPGDRVACGGAGYANHAEYVVVPSNLCVKLPEDARLDRAAYNTVGAIALQGLRQADLRLGETVIVIGLGLLGQLTGLMARAAGQKVIGIDVREEPVELAREHCADAAFTTGAPGLAQKVHELTDGIGADAVIITAATSSDQPINMAGELLKRKGVVVIVGNVPTDFERDTYYKKELDLRMSCSYGPGRYDPDYEEGGHDYPVDYVRWTENRNMQAFQDLIHTGRIDLDYITTHRFSLEDAPKAYDLILDGDEQYLGMLIEYDVTKPAPSNRIETGGTKTDGDINVAFIGAGSYAMNNLLPNVGEKGVSLKGVMTATGTGARSVADRYGFEFCTSNDADIWDDGSIDTVFVATRHDTHAEYVMKALKAGRNVFVEKPLCLTVEELEEIAGELREPASGEKPPMLMVGYNRRFSPLTVALKERLGEGPMSMIYRVNAGSMPADKWMQQPEIGGGRIIGEACHFVDYLIFMNGSLPVEVYATQMEEPEHLGDTVNISLRFENGSIGTVSYFANGGKSLPKEYIEIYRAGTTAVLNDFKELRIYGSGKPSVKRLASQNKGQPQMMKAVLGAIREGGRSPIPFDELYAGTLMTLKAIECFTTRQVFRTS; via the coding sequence ATGAGGCAGCTCACGCAGAAGCTCAAGGAAGGCAAGCCGCGCATTCTCGACGTCCCGACGCCGGTCGTCGCGCCAGGGACCGTGCTCGTGAGGTCTCACTTCTCGGTCATCAGTGCCGGCACCGAGTCGAGCACCGTGAGCGCCGCGAGGAAGAGCTACATCGGGAAGGCGAAGGAGCGTCCGGCGCAGGCCAGGCAGGTGCTCGAGACGCTCAAGACGAAGGGCGTCGTCCAGACCTACAGGGCCGTCATGAAGAAGCTCGACGCGCACTCGCCCCTGGGTTACAGCTGCGCGGGCGAGGTCGTCGAGGTCGCGCCCGACGTCACTGCATTCGCGCCCGGGGACCGCGTCGCCTGCGGGGGAGCCGGATATGCCAATCACGCCGAGTACGTCGTCGTCCCTTCGAACCTCTGTGTGAAACTCCCCGAGGATGCGAGGCTCGACCGCGCCGCCTACAACACAGTCGGCGCGATCGCTCTTCAGGGTCTTCGCCAAGCCGACCTCCGCCTCGGCGAGACCGTCATCGTGATCGGTCTGGGGCTCCTTGGACAGCTGACCGGTCTGATGGCCCGCGCCGCCGGTCAGAAGGTCATCGGCATCGACGTCCGCGAGGAGCCCGTCGAGCTGGCGAGGGAGCACTGCGCGGACGCTGCCTTCACGACCGGCGCGCCCGGTCTCGCGCAGAAGGTGCACGAGCTGACCGACGGCATCGGAGCCGACGCCGTCATCATCACGGCCGCCACGTCGAGCGACCAGCCGATCAACATGGCCGGCGAGCTTCTCAAGAGGAAGGGCGTCGTCGTCATCGTGGGGAACGTCCCGACGGACTTCGAGCGCGACACGTACTACAAGAAGGAGCTCGATCTCCGCATGTCCTGTTCGTACGGTCCCGGACGTTACGATCCGGACTACGAAGAGGGCGGCCATGACTACCCGGTCGACTACGTCCGGTGGACCGAGAACCGGAACATGCAGGCCTTCCAGGACCTGATCCACACCGGCCGCATAGATCTCGACTACATCACGACCCATCGCTTCTCGCTGGAGGACGCGCCGAAGGCCTACGACCTCATTCTCGATGGCGACGAGCAGTATCTCGGCATGCTCATCGAATACGACGTGACGAAGCCCGCACCGTCGAATCGAATCGAGACCGGCGGGACGAAGACCGACGGGGACATCAACGTCGCCTTCATAGGAGCCGGAAGCTACGCGATGAACAACCTGCTACCGAACGTGGGTGAGAAGGGCGTGTCGCTGAAGGGCGTTATGACCGCGACCGGGACGGGCGCGAGGTCGGTGGCCGACCGCTACGGCTTCGAGTTCTGCACATCCAACGACGCCGACATTTGGGATGATGGGTCGATTGACACGGTCTTCGTCGCGACGCGGCACGACACGCATGCCGAGTACGTGATGAAGGCCTTGAAGGCGGGGCGGAACGTCTTCGTCGAGAAGCCGCTCTGCCTCACGGTCGAGGAACTCGAGGAGATCGCAGGTGAACTCAGAGAGCCGGCGAGCGGCGAGAAACCTCCGATGCTCATGGTCGGCTACAATCGTCGGTTCTCGCCGCTGACCGTCGCACTGAAGGAGCGTCTGGGCGAGGGACCCATGTCGATGATCTACCGCGTCAACGCCGGCTCGATGCCCGCCGACAAGTGGATGCAGCAGCCGGAGATCGGCGGAGGACGGATCATCGGCGAGGCGTGTCACTTCGTCGACTATCTCATCTTCATGAACGGCTCGCTCCCGGTCGAGGTCTACGCGACCCAGATGGAGGAGCCGGAGCACCTCGGCGACACTGTCAACATCTCGCTCCGATTCGAGAACGGCTCCATCGGGACCGTTTCGTACTTCGCGAACGGCGGGAAGTCGCTGCCGAAGGAGTACATCGAGATCTACAGGGCGGGCACGACAGCCGTGCTGAACGACTTCAAGGAACTCAGAATCTACGGCAGCGGAAAGCCCTCGGTCAAGCGGCTCGCGTCACAGAACAAGGGCCAGCCTCAGATGATGAAGGCCGTCCTCGGCGCCATCCGGGAGGGCGGGCGGTCGCCGATCCCCTTCGATGAGCTCTACGCAGGCACGCTCATGACCCTGAAGGCGATCGAGTGCTTCACGACGCGCCAGGTCTTCAGGACATCCTGA
- a CDS encoding glycosyltransferase, producing MSLGVTLVGHYPPPFGGVATLLTQMESALQSAGCRVEIFNLGHGRPDGANVTSFDTSNRMREVLELRSAVAASDSDVFHYISASYRSFWLGSVFATLTAMQGRRLVMSFVGGAFPDFIATLSPVKRWWARATLSRAAALVACNDEIAEVLGSFRVRPEIHRITNSFPMTGEGEPLPEDVETFVERHSPVVSTTGAAAPEYGLTGAVRAISDVRERRPDVGFVMVLTRYGTDEHEAEIVRAIEEEDLESNVFVTRGLPDFTTLLGRSDVFLRSTLVDGDSMSVREALATGLPTVASDTAFRPEGVIEYRKGDVDDMASKLEHAFDRGTADARLAREEGERNLEALLEVYRSVVDGATRGAA from the coding sequence ATGTCGCTCGGGGTGACGCTCGTCGGCCACTACCCGCCGCCGTTCGGCGGGGTCGCCACGCTTCTCACGCAGATGGAATCGGCCCTCCAGAGTGCCGGGTGTCGCGTGGAGATCTTCAACCTCGGACACGGCAGGCCCGACGGGGCGAACGTCACGAGCTTCGACACGTCCAACAGGATGCGAGAGGTCCTCGAGCTTCGGTCGGCCGTCGCGGCGTCCGACAGCGACGTTTTCCACTACATCTCAGCCAGCTATCGTTCCTTCTGGCTGGGCTCGGTGTTCGCGACGCTGACCGCCATGCAGGGGCGCCGTCTCGTGATGTCGTTCGTCGGGGGCGCGTTTCCGGATTTCATCGCCACGCTCTCGCCTGTGAAGCGCTGGTGGGCGCGAGCGACGCTCTCCCGTGCAGCGGCGCTGGTCGCATGCAACGACGAGATCGCGGAGGTGCTGGGGTCGTTTCGCGTGCGCCCGGAGATCCACCGCATAACGAACAGCTTCCCCATGACGGGGGAGGGAGAGCCGCTTCCGGAGGATGTCGAGACGTTCGTCGAACGGCATTCCCCCGTTGTCAGCACGACGGGCGCGGCGGCCCCGGAGTACGGACTGACGGGTGCGGTGCGGGCCATCTCGGACGTGCGGGAGAGGCGCCCGGACGTGGGGTTCGTCATGGTGCTCACGCGCTACGGCACCGATGAGCACGAGGCCGAGATCGTCCGTGCGATCGAGGAGGAGGACCTCGAGAGCAACGTGTTCGTGACGAGAGGGCTGCCCGACTTCACGACCCTTCTCGGTCGGTCGGACGTCTTCCTGCGGAGCACGCTCGTCGACGGGGACTCCATGTCGGTCCGCGAGGCGCTCGCGACCGGCCTGCCGACGGTCGCGAGCGATACGGCCTTCCGGCCCGAGGGGGTCATCGAGTATCGTAAGGGTGACGTCGACGACATGGCTTCGAAGCTCGAGCACGCGTTCGACCGTGGGACCGCCGACGCGAGACTGGCCCGGGAAGAGGGCGAGAGGAACCTCGAGGCGCTGCTCGAAGTCTACCGAAGCGTCGTGGACGG